A single genomic interval of Helianthus annuus cultivar XRQ/B chromosome 13, HanXRQr2.0-SUNRISE, whole genome shotgun sequence harbors:
- the LOC110900854 gene encoding uncharacterized protein LOC110900854 gives MKDLIPADIRQKKVLYSETDNEAEEMANKAISSVDYCLRALMNNKAELKEFVEKIENMRAEIEDKGLNQEKLPKEARYESMLGVHVREQNEIQNPTGIRNKGSGIGKRLKGPGEKAIEKKKRTIRKCNLCGIYTDTHDSRNCRKYHEELERQAAENKNKEKVN, from the coding sequence ATGAAGGACTTGATTCCTGCAGATATAAGACAAAAAAAGGTTCTATACAGTGAAACAGATAATGAAGCTGAAGAAATGGCTAACAAAGCAATATCTTCTGTTGATTATTGTTTAAGGGCTCTGATGAATAACAAAGCTGAACTTAAAGAGTTTGTGGAAAAAATAGAGAATATGAGAGCAGAAATAGAAGATAAAGGCTTAAATCAAGAAAAATTACCGAAGGAAGCTAGGTATGAGTCAATGCTTGGAGTACATGTTAGAGAACAAAATGAAATTCAAAATCCAACTGGAATTAGAAACAAAGGTTCTGGTATAGGCAAAAGATTAAAGGGTCCAGGCGAGAAGGCTATTGAAAAGAAAAAGAGGACTATACGAAAGTGCAATTTATGTGGAATTTACACAGATACACATGATAGTAGAAATTGTAGAAAGTATCATGAGGAATTAGAAAGACAGGCtgcagaaaacaaaaacaaagaaaaagtaAATTAG
- the LOC110900855 gene encoding protein FAR1-RELATED SEQUENCE 5-like: protein MEEKFIHRVASNNIGATRAHNVLSSIRGSRYLVHGTITDFKNCRRDLNVFIGENDAQMLKDKMEGRRDHLHNFSFEYKLENSELSAFFWADETAKCNYEAFGDIISFDATYRTNRYCMVFVPFTGVDNHRKCVTIGAGMITKENIESFTFLLESFLKAFKKQPNIIVTDQDPAMKVAVSKVFTESKHRLCTWHITNKLPTKVCGDVENNAEFKSKFHKLVWSIYTGPEQFEKRWRELMEEYNLLGNKWLSVMYEIRHRWIPSYFKDVEFCGLMRTTSRSENIYKKR, encoded by the exons ATGGAAGAAAAGTTCATTCATAGGGTTGCTTCAAATAATATAGGAGCAACACGTGCTCATAACGTATTAAGCAGTATTAGAGGTTCTAGATATCTTGTGCATGGAACAATAACAGATTTTAAAAATTGCAGAAGGGATCTTAATGTTTTTATTGGTGAGAATGATGCTCAAATGTTAAAGGATAAAATGGAAGGAAGAAGAGATcatttgcataatttctcatttgaATATAAGTTAGAAAACAGTGAATTGTCTGCTTTCTTTTGGGCTGATGAAACTGCAAAATGCAATTATGAAGCGTTTGGTGATATTATATCTTTTGATGCAACTTATAGGACAAACAg GTACTGTATGGTTTTTGTACCGTTTACTGGTGTGGATAATCATAGGAAATGTGTTACGATTGGAGCTGGGATGATTACAAAAGAAAATATTGAATCATTTACATTTTTGCTAGAAAGTTTTCTGAAAGCATTCAAAAAACAACCAAACATAATTGTTACGGATCAAGATCCGGCAATGAAGGTTGCTGTGTCAAAAGTATTCACTGAATCAAAACATAGACTTTGCACGTGGCACATTACAAACAAACTTCCAACAAAG GTTTGTGGAGATGTAGAAAACAATGCTGAGTTTAAAAGTAAGTTTCATAAACTTGTTTGGAGTATTTATACTGGACCTGAACAATTTGAGAAGAGATGGAGAGAGTTGATGGAAGAATACAATCTTTTGGGAAACAAATGGCTGTCAGTTATGTATGAAATTCGACATCGATGGATTCCATCTTATTTTAAAGATGTTGAATTTTGTGGATTAATGAGAACAACTTCAAGATCAGAAA ATATATACAAGAAACGCTAG